ACTTCACCATATCGTCGGCAAACTAGGTGGCGACTAAGCTGTCTTGTCATTTCCTCCTTTCTCGGTGTATAATCGCCTCAGGAGTGTCCGTAAGATTGAACACACTCTCCCCACATAAATGAGAGAAAGGCACATAAGTCCTGATAGCGCCCTGGGTTTGGTATCCACCTACAGCTTCCCTGCCTTGGTGGGCACCGCCGACACTATGCTCAAGTCTGCTGGTGTTACACTTGTAGGCTATGAGAAAATAGGAGGAGGATATTGTACAGCGATTGTAAGGGGGAATATAGCGGATGTGAGGTTGGCGGTGGAAGAAGGGGCAAAAATGGCAGAGGAAATAGGTCAACTACATTCCAAGCTGGTGATACCGAGGCCCATGCCCAATTTGGAGGCGGTGTTGCCCATCGGCAGTCGTTTATTGGAAATAGCCCAGCAGAAAAAGGGTTTTAGTCGTCTGAGCAACAGCCCCATGGGCTTGTTGGAAACCCGGGGTTTTCCCGCCATGGTGGGTGCCGCCGATGCCATGTTAAAGGCAGCAGATGTTCAATTGGCCGCCTATGAAACCATTGGAGCTGGACTTTGTACTGCCATTATCAGGGGTACCATAGCTAACGTGGCGGTGGCCATTGAGGCAGGAATGGAGGTGGCAGAAAAGATAGGGGAGTTACATGCTGTAATGGTAATCCCCCGTCTGTTGGAAGACTTAGAGGCTGTACTGCCTATCGCCAATTACTGGTTAGAGAAAGAAGAAAAAGAACAACCCCTAC
Above is a window of Geminocystis sp. M7585_C2015_104 DNA encoding:
- a CDS encoding carbon dioxide-concentrating mechanism protein, with the protein product MRERHISPDSALGLVSTYSFPALVGTADTMLKSAGVTLVGYEKIGGGYCTAIVRGNIADVRLAVEEGAKMAEEIGQLHSKLVIPRPMPNLEAVLPIGSRLLEIAQQKKGFSRLSNSPMGLLETRGFPAMVGAADAMLKAADVQLAAYETIGAGLCTAIIRGTIANVAVAIEAGMEVAEKIGELHAVMVIPRLLEDLEAVLPIANYWLEKEEKEQPLPPLSSQQRRRQPRRKLVALPELERVPFTYETRQTIKQKATLETDNPE